Proteins from a single region of Corvus hawaiiensis isolate bCorHaw1 chromosome 6, bCorHaw1.pri.cur, whole genome shotgun sequence:
- the CHRM5 gene encoding muscarinic acetylcholine receptor M5, producing MEVNLLSNSTVVNSSSINHKQLEGHSLWEVITIATVTAIVSLITIVGNILVMISFKVNSQLKTVNNYYLLSLACADLIIGIFSMNLYTSYILIGHWTLGSLACDLWLALDYVASNASVMNLLVISFDRYFSITRPLTYRAKRTPKRAGIMIGMAWLISFMLWAPVILCWQYFVGERTVPPEECQIQFLYEPIITFGTAIAAFYIPVSVMTILYCRIYKETEKRTKDLAELQGSESVAEFETIKPQKTLLKSCFSCKQQNLVKRERCQASWSSSSRSTSATVKASQAASTCMDWAKADQLTTCSSYASSEDEDKLATDSVFQVTYKSPSKSKAEEYNETTDVVVKDQPEENDFENQKYFLSPAKEHVQKNKKCVAYKFRLVVKADGTQEANNGCRKVKISPCSAALSKDPSIKSMDPNINNQITKRKRMVLIKERKAAQTLSAILLAFIITWTPYNIMVLISTFCSDCIPVTLWHLGYWLCYVNSTVNPICYALCNKTFRKTFKMLLFCQWKKKKVEEKLYWQGNTRLP from the coding sequence ATGGAAGTCAATTTATTGAGCAATTCTACTGTTGTAAACAGTTCATCCATCAACCATAAGCAGTTAGAAGGGCATAGCCTCTGGGAAGTCATTACTATTGCCACTGTAACTGCAATTGTAAGCTTAATAACCATAGTGGGAAATATTCTTGTAATGATATCCTTTAAGGTCAACAGTCAGCTCAAAACTGTCAACAATTATTACTTGCTCAGCCTTGCCTGTGCAGATCTCATCATTGGGATATTTTCTATGAACCTTTATACATCCTATATACTCATAGGCCATTGGACTCTTGGAAGCCTTGCCTGTGACCTGTGGCTAGCACTGGACTATGTAGCTAGCAATGCCTCAGTAATGAACCTCCTAGTCATCAGTTTTGACAGATATTTTTCCATCACAAGGCCTTTAACTTACAGGGCCAAACGCACACCCAAAAGAGCTGGCATCATGATTGGTATGGCTTGGCTAATTTCCTTCATGTTGTGGGCACCCGTAATCTTGTGCTGGCAGTATTTTGTGGGTGAACGAACAGTACCACCTGAAGAGTGCCAGATACAGTTTCTATATGAACCCATTATCACCTTTGGTACTGCAATTGCTGCTTTTTACATTCCAGTGTCTGTGATGACCATTCTGTACTGCCGCATTtataaagagacagaaaaacgCACCAAGGACCTCGCTGAACTGCAGGGCTCAGAGTCTGTGGCAGAGTTTGAGACAATAAAGCCTCAGAAAACTCTCCTGAAGTCTTGCTTCAGTTGCAAGCAACAAAACTTAGTCAAAAGAGAGAGGTGTCAGGCTTCTTGGTCTTCATCTAGTCGAAGTACATCAGCTACAGTGAAGGCCTCTCAGGCAGCAAGTACTTGTATGGACTGGGCTAAGGCTGACCAGTTAACCACCTGCAGCAGCTACGCATCGTCAGAAGACGAGGATAAACTTGCCACTGACTCGGTTTTCCAAGTAACTTACAAAAGCCCATCTAAAAGTAAGGCAGAAGAGTATAATGAGACTACAGATGTCGTTGTCAAAGACCAACCTGAAGAAAATGATTTTGAGAACCAGAAATACTTTTTGTCACCTGCCAAAGAACAcgtacagaaaaataaaaaatgtgtggCCTACAAATTCCGTTTGGTGGTTAAGGCTGATGGCACCCAGGAAGCCAACAATGGTTGCcgaaaagtaaaaataagtcCTTGTTCTGCTGCTCTGTCAAAGGACCCTTCCATCAAAAGCATGGATCCAAATATAAATAACCAAATCACCAAAAGGAAACGGATGGTTCTTATAAAGGAGCGCAAAGCGGCACAGACTTTAAGTGCCATTCTTTTGGCTTTTATCATCACATGGACTCCCTATAATATCATGGTCTTGATCTCCACATTTTGCTCTGACTGCATTCCCGTGACACTATGGCACCTTGGATATTGGCTATGCTATGTGAACAGCACTGTTAACCCCATTTGTTACGCCCTCTGTAATAAAACTTTCAGGAAGACTTTTAagatgctgcttttctgccagtggaaaaagaaaaaagtggaagAGAAACTATACTGGCAGGGCAATACAAGACTGCCATAA